A window of the Cicer arietinum cultivar CDC Frontier isolate Library 1 chromosome 6, Cicar.CDCFrontier_v2.0, whole genome shotgun sequence genome harbors these coding sequences:
- the LOC140920692 gene encoding uncharacterized protein — translation MFNGKELLLNDVRYIPELKRNLISVGMFDILGYSTNIKNGIMTIINKDDIIVKGIKRNGLYNLEGFIIIAQASVASSNLHSSSRIWHKGKLSYQNRICLMVTKLKNWNFVIIVFSESKRGIFGASQHNTSRPFEYVHSNLWGPDSVSASGDVAVTTVYLINRCPSSAIGFKTPIEMWNGKPTDYSNLKVFGSLAFAHTSASNNNDESVRIKLEPPEDQKINHEDITNTSLDDNVSIETDLAIYNLVRDRERRVIKPPTRYGEAYLNFYALSVDEDLQRDEPRNYREAINSEDKEAWMITMN, via the exons ATGTTCAATGGCAAGGAGTTACTGCTCAATGATGTAAGGTACATACctgaattaaaaagaaatttaatttctgttggtatgtttgacattttaggATATTCCACAAACATAAAGAATGGTATCAtgactattattaataaagatgaTATCATTGTTAAAGGCATTAAAAGAAATGGCTTGTATAATTTAGAAGGTTTTATTATAATTGCACAAGCTTCAGTTGCTAGCTCTAATTTGCATTCATCTTCTAGAATATGGCATAAGGGAAAGTTGAGTTATCAAAACAGAATTTGCTTAATGgtgacaaaattgaaaaattggaATTTTGTGATCATTGTATTCTCGGAAAGTAAGAGGGGCATTTTTGGTGCTAGCCAACACAACACCTCTAGACCTTTTGAATATGTTCATTCTAATTTGTGGGGtcctgatagcgtttcagcaagt GGAGATGTTGCAGTTACAACAGTGTATTTGATCAATAGATGCCCTTCATCAGCTATTGGATTTAAGACACCAATTGAGATGTGGAATGGCAAACCAACAGACTACTCAAATCTGAAGGTATTTGGTTCATTAGCATTTGCTCACACAAG TGCTTCAAACAACAATGATGAGAGTGTTCGGATTAAGTTGGAGCCACCTGAAGATCAAAAGATTAATCATGAAGACATAACTAATACATCACTTGATGATAATGTTTCAATAGAAACAGATTTGGCCATTTACAACTTGGTAAGGGATAGAGAAAGAAGGGTTATCAAGCCTCCAACTAGATATGGTGAagcatatttaaatttttatgctTTAAGTGTTGATGAAGATCTTCAAAGAGATGAACCAAGAAACTACAGGGAAGCCATTAATAGTGAAGACAAAGAAGCTTGGATGATAACTATGAATTAA